A DNA window from Mycobacterium sp. IDR2000157661 contains the following coding sequences:
- the trhA gene encoding PAQR family membrane homeostasis protein TrhA, translating to MPVDDGLPLALADAVPDLLDAPRARGWIHLYSAAVFAVIAAALVPIAWITHSSTAGWATLIYGTTSVALFGVSATYHRVRWRSASVKLWWKRADHSLIFVFIAGSYTPFALLAMPLSVGEQLLTVVYAGAAAGVALKMVWPSAPRAVGVPLYLLLGWAAVFFAPTLLEGAGLAAVVLLLVGAALYNVGAILYGLRWPNPWPQTFGYHEFFHALTTAAGACHFAAVCIVAV from the coding sequence GTGCCAGTTGACGACGGTTTACCCCTGGCCTTAGCCGACGCCGTCCCCGATCTACTCGACGCACCGCGTGCGCGCGGTTGGATCCATCTGTACTCCGCGGCCGTGTTCGCCGTCATCGCTGCGGCGCTGGTTCCGATCGCGTGGATCACCCACTCATCGACCGCAGGCTGGGCGACGTTGATCTATGGCACCACCAGCGTCGCCTTGTTCGGTGTCAGCGCGACCTATCACCGGGTGCGGTGGCGGTCTGCCTCCGTGAAACTGTGGTGGAAGCGCGCCGATCACTCGCTCATCTTCGTCTTCATCGCCGGTAGCTACACTCCGTTCGCGCTGCTGGCGATGCCTTTATCCGTCGGCGAACAATTGCTCACCGTCGTATACGCCGGCGCCGCAGCGGGCGTCGCCCTCAAGATGGTGTGGCCCTCGGCCCCGAGGGCGGTCGGGGTGCCGCTGTATCTCCTGCTCGGTTGGGCGGCCGTCTTCTTCGCTCCGACCCTTCTGGAAGGCGCAGGCCTGGCAGCCGTCGTGCTGCTGCTCGTCGGGGCGGCGCTGTACAACGTCGGCGCGATTCTCTACGGCCTGCGCTGGCCCAACCCCTGGCCGCAGACGTTCGGCTACCACGAGTTCTTCCACGCGTTGACCACCGCGGCCGGCGCATGTCACTTCGCCGCCGTTTGCATCGTCGCTGTATGA
- a CDS encoding dynamin family protein, translating to MTAAGDLVEVVSGLSLVLQRTTFPLPAPSAWQAERDRRELTGQLNDYLIPRLRSVDAPLLAVVGGSTGAGKSTLINSLVGADVSQAGVLRPTTRGPVIVCHPDDLRWFTDDRILPQLPRTSGPDGLRLAPHPGIGPGLALLDAPDIDSVVSSNRELAATLLAAADLWIFLTTAARYADAVPWQLLHTAQQRGTAIAIVLDRCPADAVKDVGGHLSDMLAAGGLGDAPLFVITEQSLRNGRLRDKAIGPIREWLAGLTSDAEQRATVVRYTLDGALHSLPPRTYALAGAADEQAAVRSQLSSCVSAAYDGALTRVDEAVRDGAMLRGEVLTRWQDVVGTGEFLRKLESRVGRVRDRVVAAVTGRPSPVEELETALETGIAAVVQAAAEDAAEGAYGCWARHPAGAPLLTDELARPGPESGEAVERLVRDWQEFVLDLVRTEGASKRTGARLASYGVNGAGLVVMLAVFSQTAGLTGAEIAVAGGTSVAGQKVLEAIFGEQAVRGLARQARDELLARVGHLLDRDADRYQQVLGSASETVSGDELRAAAGRVAAVLR from the coding sequence ATGACGGCAGCCGGCGACCTGGTCGAGGTGGTGAGCGGTCTCAGCCTGGTATTGCAGCGGACGACGTTCCCGCTGCCCGCGCCGTCGGCGTGGCAGGCAGAACGCGATCGCCGGGAGTTGACCGGCCAGTTGAACGACTACCTGATCCCGCGGTTGCGCAGCGTTGACGCCCCACTGCTGGCCGTCGTCGGCGGCTCGACGGGCGCCGGGAAGTCGACGCTGATCAACTCCCTCGTGGGCGCAGACGTGAGCCAGGCGGGGGTGCTGCGACCGACGACCCGAGGTCCGGTGATCGTCTGTCATCCCGACGACTTGCGATGGTTCACCGACGACCGCATCCTGCCGCAACTGCCCCGCACGTCCGGACCCGATGGTCTGCGCCTCGCGCCGCATCCGGGCATCGGACCCGGTCTCGCGCTGCTCGACGCCCCCGACATCGACAGCGTGGTCAGCTCCAACCGTGAGCTGGCGGCCACGCTGCTCGCCGCCGCCGACCTGTGGATCTTCCTGACCACCGCGGCCCGCTACGCAGACGCCGTCCCGTGGCAGCTGCTCCACACCGCACAACAGAGGGGCACGGCGATCGCGATCGTGCTCGACCGCTGCCCGGCCGATGCGGTGAAAGATGTGGGCGGGCACCTGTCGGACATGCTCGCGGCGGGCGGGCTCGGTGATGCACCCCTGTTCGTGATCACCGAGCAGTCCCTTCGCAACGGCCGCCTGCGCGACAAGGCGATCGGGCCCATCCGTGAGTGGCTGGCCGGCCTCACCTCCGATGCAGAGCAGCGAGCTACGGTCGTCCGCTACACGCTGGACGGAGCACTGCACAGCCTGCCGCCGCGGACCTACGCGCTGGCCGGCGCGGCCGACGAGCAGGCCGCTGTGCGCAGCCAGCTGAGCTCCTGCGTGTCCGCGGCCTACGACGGCGCGCTCACCCGGGTGGACGAGGCCGTCCGCGACGGCGCGATGCTGCGCGGCGAGGTGCTGACGCGCTGGCAGGACGTCGTCGGGACGGGGGAGTTTCTCCGCAAGCTGGAATCGCGGGTCGGTCGGGTGCGGGACCGTGTGGTGGCGGCGGTTACCGGCCGGCCCTCGCCGGTGGAGGAGCTGGAGACGGCATTGGAGACCGGCATCGCGGCGGTGGTGCAGGCGGCAGCAGAGGACGCCGCGGAAGGTGCGTACGGGTGCTGGGCGCGCCACCCGGCCGGGGCTCCGCTGTTGACCGACGAGCTCGCCCGTCCTGGCCCGGAGTCGGGCGAGGCTGTCGAACGGCTGGTCCGCGACTGGCAGGAGTTCGTACTCGATCTCGTCCGCACGGAAGGGGCATCGAAGCGGACTGGAGCCCGGCTGGCGTCCTACGGTGTCAACGGGGCGGGGCTGGTCGTCATGTTGGCCGTGTTCAGCCAGACCGCCGGCCTGACCGGTGCCGAGATCGCGGTCGCGGGAGGCACCAGTGTGGCCGGTCAGAAGGTGCTGGAGGCCATCTTCGGTGAGCAGGCGGTCCGAGGGTTGGCCCGCCAGGCCCGTGACGAGTTGCTGGCCCGCGTCGGCCACTTGCTGGACCGCGACGCCGACCGGTACCAACAGGTTCTGGGATCGGCATCCGAGACGGTGTCCGGCGATGAGCTGCGAGCGGCGGCCGGTCGAGTTGCTGCGGTGCTGCGGTGA
- a CDS encoding TetR/AcrR family transcriptional regulator, producing MAPPRKHLTGAILDATRALVLEAGPRAASVMAIADASGAPAGTLYHRFGNRNGILAAAWLRALERFQRRAMTVAEGTPLDTASAMAEAFVGFARELPQDAQLLLTLRPSDLLDGDLDARFRDARAEMNAPLLERVKELSRQLYGRTDDRAVEAVTRAVVDLPYGVVRRHAFDSPMPPWLEADVAAAARAILLQYQADSQ from the coding sequence GTGGCCCCTCCCCGTAAGCACCTGACGGGCGCGATTCTGGACGCGACCCGCGCGCTGGTACTCGAAGCAGGGCCGCGCGCCGCCAGCGTCATGGCGATCGCAGATGCCAGCGGCGCCCCGGCCGGGACGCTGTATCACCGATTCGGCAACCGCAACGGAATCCTGGCTGCGGCGTGGTTGCGGGCGCTCGAGCGGTTTCAACGCCGCGCGATGACCGTCGCGGAAGGGACGCCGCTCGACACGGCCAGCGCGATGGCAGAGGCGTTCGTCGGCTTCGCGCGCGAACTGCCCCAAGATGCCCAACTACTCCTGACGCTGCGACCGAGCGACCTGCTCGACGGCGACCTCGACGCCCGGTTTCGCGACGCACGCGCCGAGATGAATGCACCACTTCTCGAACGCGTGAAGGAACTGTCAAGACAGTTGTACGGAAGGACCGACGACCGGGCCGTCGAGGCGGTGACACGAGCCGTCGTCGACCTCCCCTACGGCGTCGTCCGCCGGCATGCCTTCGACAGCCCGATGCCCCCGTGGCTGGAGGCCGACGTGGCGGCTGCTGCACGCGCGATCCTGCTGCAGTACCAGGCAGATTCGCAGTGA
- a CDS encoding DUF4189 domain-containing protein, with amino-acid sequence MTTSYDRRSRRGRLVAATLLAAVATVLGMLSVPAPAHAADGYIALAIGFINENPPVTMAGGSAISADQQQAATGSLINCQNNGGSQCVTQVIAKNECAAAASNDYGEMAGASDPSRPAAEAKAKAKLQNQQGAKVIVSGCSSGATSPPPPDQPPPPPAPKQGPTVSFEKVLGGLVAHITDRSGVSSQCTYATDNVNRSFALTANSTYDLRIVPAVPQFRDWTVTITCDNGTSTTATTYF; translated from the coding sequence ATGACAACCTCATATGACAGGCGTTCCAGGCGAGGTCGGCTCGTCGCCGCCACCCTGCTGGCTGCGGTCGCGACGGTCCTGGGCATGCTCAGCGTCCCCGCGCCGGCGCACGCCGCCGACGGATATATCGCCCTGGCTATCGGATTTATCAACGAGAATCCCCCCGTCACCATGGCCGGCGGATCGGCGATCAGCGCCGACCAGCAGCAGGCCGCCACGGGCTCCCTGATTAACTGTCAGAACAACGGCGGCAGTCAATGCGTGACGCAGGTCATCGCCAAGAACGAGTGCGCCGCGGCCGCGTCCAACGACTACGGGGAGATGGCGGGGGCGTCCGACCCGTCGCGCCCGGCCGCCGAGGCGAAGGCCAAGGCCAAGCTGCAGAACCAGCAGGGCGCGAAGGTCATCGTGTCCGGCTGCTCGAGCGGCGCCACCTCGCCACCGCCGCCCGATCAGCCGCCGCCACCGCCCGCGCCGAAGCAGGGCCCGACGGTGTCGTTCGAGAAGGTCTTGGGCGGACTTGTCGCCCACATCACCGACCGCAGCGGCGTGTCCTCCCAGTGCACCTATGCGACCGACAACGTCAACCGCAGCTTCGCGCTGACGGCCAACTCGACCTACGACCTGAGGATCGTCCCGGCCGTTCCGCAGTTCAGGGATTGGACGGTCACGATCACGTGTGACAACGGGACGAGCACGACGGCTACAACCTACTTCTGA
- a CDS encoding class I SAM-dependent methyltransferase, translating to MSPNAMSGFDKTVRRWQDIPGWFQWRSAQEEAVAHFADGSRFVEVGCYLGKSICSLAEVVRQAGRDVTILGVDTARGSGPEGARGTNAHAPAVEHGGGTLAGLLHRNVIACGFAESVQFLVSDSVAAAQLFADDSFAWVHLDARHDYPSVSADIAAWMPKVQRGGWLSGDDYDEWQWPGVIRAVGEALPDAHRWWSTQWRWIKP from the coding sequence ATGAGCCCAAACGCGATGTCCGGGTTCGACAAGACGGTCCGACGTTGGCAGGACATCCCCGGCTGGTTCCAATGGCGCTCGGCGCAGGAGGAAGCCGTCGCCCACTTCGCCGACGGCAGCCGGTTCGTCGAGGTCGGCTGCTATCTGGGCAAGAGCATCTGTTCGTTGGCCGAGGTGGTGCGGCAGGCAGGACGGGACGTCACGATCCTCGGGGTGGACACCGCGCGCGGCAGCGGTCCCGAGGGTGCCCGTGGCACCAACGCGCACGCGCCTGCCGTGGAACACGGTGGCGGAACACTTGCGGGCCTACTGCACCGCAATGTGATCGCCTGTGGCTTTGCCGAATCCGTGCAGTTCCTGGTCAGCGACTCCGTCGCGGCGGCTCAACTGTTCGCCGACGACTCATTCGCGTGGGTCCATCTCGACGCCCGCCACGACTATCCGAGTGTCAGCGCCGACATCGCAGCCTGGATGCCGAAGGTGCAGCGCGGCGGCTGGTTGTCCGGCGACGATTACGACGAGTGGCAGTGGCCCGGTGTCATCCGCGCCGTAGGTGAAGCGCTGCCGGACGCACACCGGTGGTGGTCGACCCAGTGGCGATGGATCAAGCCGTGA
- a CDS encoding DUF4331 family protein — protein MSNHFTGLSLGPPLGDQRLDLCDLYAFQSPANAGRTVLILNANPNADALHPDAIYRLAVDNDGDLLNDVAFSYVFSTPSDGKQTVDVYMATGELAREVEAVGDKIFSGVPVSFVGDEPHIATNEDITFFAGTRSDAFFFDFDGIKNLFDTSGKRNFTEPHLGDESPWTGVDSNTEANVFSTVIELPTARLGANPDIRIWARCSVRKDGELQHVDRAGHPSVSSFFNTDDTKLEYNASEPVNDRDRWTAMFVHLMGHTGGYSEEEAVAAIDEEGTLPDMLHFDTSRPAGYPNGRVFTDDVIDYRLAFLTKGECPPTGLAPHTDILDEFPYLGPPHRKG, from the coding sequence GTGTCCAACCACTTCACGGGACTGAGCCTCGGCCCGCCGCTGGGAGACCAGCGGCTGGATCTTTGTGACCTCTATGCGTTCCAGTCACCGGCCAACGCCGGTCGGACCGTGTTGATCCTCAACGCCAACCCGAACGCCGACGCGTTGCATCCCGACGCGATCTACCGGCTGGCGGTCGACAATGACGGCGATCTGCTCAACGACGTCGCGTTCAGCTACGTTTTCTCAACACCGAGCGACGGCAAGCAGACCGTCGATGTGTACATGGCCACAGGTGAGCTTGCCCGCGAGGTCGAGGCCGTCGGGGACAAGATCTTCTCCGGTGTGCCGGTGTCGTTCGTCGGCGACGAGCCGCACATCGCGACCAACGAAGACATCACCTTCTTCGCCGGTACCCGCAGTGACGCGTTCTTCTTCGACTTCGACGGAATCAAGAATCTGTTCGACACCTCGGGTAAACGGAACTTCACCGAACCGCATCTCGGCGACGAATCACCGTGGACCGGTGTGGATTCCAACACCGAAGCCAACGTCTTCTCCACAGTGATCGAACTGCCGACGGCTCGACTCGGCGCCAACCCCGACATCCGGATCTGGGCGCGCTGCAGTGTGCGCAAGGACGGTGAGCTGCAGCACGTGGATCGCGCCGGCCATCCGTCGGTCAGCAGCTTCTTCAATACCGACGACACCAAACTCGAGTACAACGCCAGCGAGCCGGTCAACGATCGGGATCGCTGGACCGCGATGTTCGTTCACCTGATGGGCCACACCGGCGGCTACAGCGAAGAAGAAGCCGTCGCCGCGATCGACGAAGAAGGCACGCTGCCCGACATGCTGCACTTCGATACCTCGAGGCCCGCCGGGTATCCCAACGGCCGTGTCTTCACCGACGACGTCATCGACTACCGGCTGGCATTCCTGACCAAAGGTGAATGCCCGCCGACCGGCCTGGCTCCACACACCGACATTCTCGACGAATTCCCCTACCTGGGACCGCCGCACCGCAAGGGTTGA
- a CDS encoding bestrophin-like domain, producing MKDILIGIAVFAIIFGGALFGMLLGKLLPDQHLSTESRDTIRTVMAMLATLSAVVLGLLTGSSIASLGEKEAELRSAGAQFIMLDQTLAEYGPETDETRTLLKQLLSERISQIWPEEDGAVSLTALSGGPGIILVQRDLFALSPQTEQQRWLRSNALEVTNTIAESRWTTIEQIGSRFPWGFFVVVVTWLTVIFASFGLYAPRNASVVAALLIAALALAGPIFMMLEMDQPYGGVVKIPSTSLRVALDQLGQS from the coding sequence ATGAAGGATATCTTGATCGGCATCGCTGTCTTCGCGATCATCTTCGGCGGCGCATTGTTCGGGATGTTACTCGGGAAGCTCCTTCCTGACCAGCATCTGAGCACCGAATCGCGCGACACTATCAGGACCGTAATGGCCATGTTGGCAACACTTTCGGCTGTGGTGCTCGGCTTGCTCACCGGCTCTTCGATTGCGTCGCTCGGCGAGAAGGAAGCCGAATTACGCAGTGCTGGAGCGCAATTCATCATGCTCGATCAGACCTTGGCCGAATACGGGCCGGAGACCGATGAAACCCGGACTCTGCTCAAGCAGCTCCTCAGCGAAAGAATCAGCCAAATTTGGCCTGAGGAAGACGGCGCGGTGTCGCTCACGGCGCTCAGCGGGGGGCCCGGAATCATTTTGGTTCAGCGGGATCTCTTCGCCCTGTCGCCGCAGACGGAACAACAGCGATGGCTACGGTCCAATGCGCTGGAGGTCACCAACACGATAGCGGAGTCGCGATGGACGACCATCGAACAAATCGGCAGCAGGTTCCCTTGGGGTTTCTTCGTTGTCGTCGTGACGTGGCTAACGGTTATCTTCGCCAGTTTCGGGCTCTACGCACCCCGCAATGCCAGCGTCGTAGCAGCGTTGCTCATTGCCGCGCTTGCACTTGCCGGCCCGATCTTCATGATGCTCGAAATGGATCAGCCTTATGGTGGGGTGGTCAAGATACCCAGCACGTCGCTGCGCGTCGCCTTAGATCAACTGGGTCAATCGTAA
- a CDS encoding dihydrofolate reductase family protein, giving the protein MGRLIYGFNVSVDGYIADGQGNIDWSDPSDELHEYWNDFERETALSLYGRRLYELMSAYWPTAHKAPDATPLIVDFARIWRDMPKVVFSRTLASVDWNSRLERGDPVEVVTKLKAETDGRLEVAGATLAAPIVQAGLVDEYRIVVAPVVVGGGTPFFPTLPSWISLRLLENRTFPGGTVLLRYEARND; this is encoded by the coding sequence ATGGGCAGACTCATCTATGGCTTCAACGTGTCGGTGGACGGATACATCGCCGACGGACAAGGCAACATCGACTGGTCCGATCCGAGCGACGAACTGCACGAGTACTGGAACGACTTCGAGAGGGAGACTGCCCTGTCGTTATACGGGCGGCGGCTCTACGAGCTGATGTCCGCGTACTGGCCGACCGCCCACAAGGCCCCGGACGCCACCCCTCTGATCGTCGACTTCGCCCGCATCTGGCGCGACATGCCCAAGGTCGTGTTCTCGCGCACCCTGGCGTCCGTCGACTGGAACTCCCGCCTGGAACGCGGCGACCCGGTCGAGGTGGTGACGAAGCTCAAGGCCGAAACCGACGGCAGGCTGGAGGTGGCCGGTGCGACGCTGGCCGCACCGATCGTGCAGGCCGGACTGGTGGACGAGTACCGAATCGTGGTCGCGCCCGTCGTCGTAGGCGGCGGCACCCCGTTCTTCCCAACACTGCCGTCATGGATCTCGCTGCGACTGTTGGAGAACCGCACCTTCCCGGGCGGCACGGTCCTGCTGCGCTACGAGGCGAGAAACGACTGA
- a CDS encoding mechanosensitive ion channel family protein, with amino-acid sequence MTIDIFGLEVRLLFVSEETGVKLILTAGLVASLLVVRWLLRAVVRMVLRGIDNERARFWSRQAVNLGVAALLLVGLLSVWFDDPTRLATGIGLVTAGLAFALQRVITAVAGYFVILRGDTFNVGDRITMGGVRGDVIALGFIKTTIMEMGQPPAVQDAAPAQWVKSRQYTGRVVTVSNGRVFDEPVYNFTRDFPYLWEEMTLPIMYRSDRHAAEEILLEAAVRYAVKVDDMPTQALEAMRRKYFLQGVELEPKVYWRLTDNALELTVRFLTELHGIRDVKDQIAREVLHRLEDAGIGIATASYEIVGLPPVRVSSGDSNADGGAR; translated from the coding sequence ATGACCATCGACATCTTCGGTCTTGAGGTCCGGCTCCTGTTCGTCTCGGAGGAAACCGGTGTCAAGCTGATCCTGACGGCCGGCCTGGTGGCGTCGCTGCTGGTCGTGCGCTGGCTGCTGCGTGCCGTCGTCCGCATGGTGCTGCGCGGCATCGACAACGAGCGGGCCCGGTTCTGGTCCCGCCAGGCCGTCAACCTCGGCGTCGCCGCACTGCTGCTGGTGGGGCTACTCTCCGTGTGGTTCGACGACCCGACACGGCTGGCGACGGGCATCGGTCTGGTCACCGCGGGTCTGGCGTTCGCCCTACAGCGGGTGATCACCGCGGTGGCCGGCTACTTCGTCATCCTGCGCGGCGACACGTTCAACGTCGGTGACCGGATCACGATGGGCGGGGTGCGCGGCGACGTCATCGCGTTGGGTTTCATCAAGACCACGATCATGGAGATGGGTCAGCCGCCCGCCGTGCAGGACGCCGCCCCGGCGCAGTGGGTGAAGAGCCGGCAGTACACCGGACGGGTCGTCACCGTGTCCAACGGCAGAGTGTTCGACGAGCCGGTCTACAACTTCACGCGCGACTTCCCGTACCTCTGGGAGGAGATGACGCTTCCCATCATGTACCGGTCCGACCGCCACGCCGCCGAGGAGATCCTGCTCGAGGCGGCAGTCCGGTACGCGGTCAAAGTCGACGACATGCCGACACAAGCGCTGGAGGCCATGCGGCGCAAATACTTCCTGCAAGGCGTCGAACTGGAACCGAAGGTCTACTGGCGGCTCACCGACAACGCGCTCGAGCTCACCGTCCGCTTTCTGACCGAGCTGCACGGAATCCGCGATGTCAAAGACCAGATCGCCCGCGAGGTGCTGCATCGGTTGGAGGACGCGGGTATCGGGATCGCCACGGCCAGTTACGAGATCGTCGGGCTGCCGCCGGTGCGCGTCAGCTCCGGCGACTCGAACGCCGACGGAGGAGCTCGATGA
- a CDS encoding phytanoyl-CoA dioxygenase family protein — protein sequence MSVDDEPVTTLDDLKGDLARRHKWTPSSGAAVDPAIVDADMAALERDGYVILKNLLDTEECRQIREAVEPWLSHSGRNSFEGRRTQRIYSVLSRTRVCDRLVDHPRVLALLDRLLMPNYLLSALQVINIQPGESAQLAHHDDGFYPIPRPRAPLAAATIWAIDEFTADNGATVVYPGSHRWGKRPPGPDDRALPVVMPAGSCVFFVGTMWHGGGANTTARGRLAVTAQYCQPWLRPMEAYTLSVPRDIARTVSEDIRRMIGYSIHPPFVGAVDGLHPQRLLEQP from the coding sequence ATGAGTGTCGACGACGAGCCCGTCACAACCCTGGACGACCTGAAGGGCGACCTGGCGCGCAGACACAAGTGGACACCCAGCAGCGGGGCGGCGGTCGACCCTGCGATCGTCGACGCGGACATGGCGGCCCTTGAGCGCGACGGCTATGTGATCTTGAAGAATCTGCTCGACACCGAGGAGTGTCGGCAGATCCGCGAGGCCGTCGAACCCTGGCTCTCACACTCCGGGCGCAACTCCTTTGAAGGGCGCCGGACCCAGCGCATTTACAGCGTGCTGAGCAGGACCCGCGTCTGCGACCGGCTGGTGGATCATCCGCGGGTGCTGGCGCTGCTCGATCGGCTACTGATGCCCAACTACCTGCTGTCGGCTCTGCAGGTCATCAACATTCAACCGGGGGAGTCGGCTCAGCTGGCCCACCACGACGACGGTTTCTACCCGATCCCGCGGCCGCGAGCGCCGTTGGCTGCCGCGACGATCTGGGCGATCGACGAATTCACCGCGGACAATGGCGCCACGGTGGTCTACCCCGGCAGTCACCGCTGGGGCAAGCGTCCGCCGGGGCCCGACGACCGCGCGCTTCCCGTCGTCATGCCGGCCGGCTCATGCGTCTTCTTCGTGGGCACCATGTGGCACGGCGGAGGCGCCAACACCACCGCCCGTGGACGGCTCGCCGTGACCGCCCAGTACTGCCAACCGTGGCTACGTCCGATGGAGGCCTACACCCTCTCGGTTCCGCGCGACATCGCGCGAACCGTTTCCGAGGACATCCGCCGCATGATCGGCTACAGCATCCATCCGCCGTTCGTCGGCGCCGTCGACGGCCTGCACCCCCAGCGGCTGCTGGAGCAGCCCTAG
- a CDS encoding alpha/beta fold hydrolase encodes MTADRLDGAHKPTTAKQHPGSAITLRMLHRALGDDFASLQADTGRSRAWRHLAFVALVIVLSAVSVGTSSPAFAGTGAADPHIDRLAEGAGTPTLDWADCGDGFVCAAVGVPLDYNRPHDEQIELSVIKLPATDARSRIGTLFVNFGGPGQSGVDRLRGRARWPWLFSEELRSRFDLVSWDQRGVARSAAVRCFSDSAEQWQVLVPSPGLPMDARGEQELFDWSENLAERCEQQAGPILNHVSSANAARDLELLRRAVGDSSLTYHGISYGTQLGAIYANLFPGRVRAMALDGSIDFEGNVNGHGPEGNTVPLNARQDVATGTSAAFEEFLRDCSAADRRCAFSEGEPRAKWAALVERSRLSPVFVYGHAWTYPEMVAATLAKPSTYPQLAELLQQFSDAGTAAPELIDAITGSDPPPADVDRLYLSNREEAYDAIQCTDSTVPTDLAAYTRAALTADAASPDFGRISVFDVMPCAFWRGHDADRYTGPWNRRTSAPILVLNTRNDPATPLAGAYAGAAQLYEARVVVTEGAGHTSMYVASTCAERVKREYLFSGLLPPRGNGCSRDHSPFDQAPAVKIDGNK; translated from the coding sequence ATGACAGCGGACCGATTGGACGGGGCCCACAAGCCAACAACGGCGAAGCAGCACCCCGGGTCGGCCATCACTCTTCGTATGCTCCATCGGGCACTCGGTGATGATTTCGCATCGTTGCAGGCTGATACTGGTCGCAGCCGTGCGTGGCGTCATCTCGCTTTCGTGGCCTTGGTGATCGTGCTCAGTGCTGTATCGGTGGGTACTTCTTCGCCGGCGTTCGCCGGCACCGGGGCAGCCGACCCCCACATCGATCGGCTGGCCGAAGGTGCCGGTACGCCCACTTTGGACTGGGCCGACTGTGGTGACGGATTTGTCTGCGCGGCAGTAGGAGTTCCGTTGGACTACAACCGGCCACACGACGAGCAGATTGAGCTATCGGTGATCAAACTGCCCGCGACCGATGCACGCAGCCGAATCGGAACGCTGTTCGTCAATTTCGGGGGTCCCGGTCAGTCCGGCGTTGACCGGCTGCGCGGGCGTGCGAGGTGGCCCTGGTTGTTCTCAGAGGAACTCCGATCGCGATTCGACCTCGTGTCGTGGGATCAGCGGGGGGTGGCGCGCAGCGCCGCGGTGCGCTGTTTTTCCGACTCAGCCGAACAGTGGCAGGTTCTCGTACCCAGTCCGGGCTTACCCATGGATGCTCGTGGAGAGCAGGAACTCTTCGATTGGTCAGAGAACTTGGCCGAGCGTTGTGAGCAGCAGGCCGGCCCGATCCTCAACCACGTCTCGTCAGCGAACGCGGCGCGCGATCTGGAGTTGCTCCGTCGCGCGGTCGGCGATTCGTCGTTGACCTATCACGGCATCTCCTACGGCACCCAGCTGGGCGCGATCTACGCCAACCTGTTTCCTGGTCGCGTGCGTGCGATGGCATTGGACGGCTCGATCGACTTCGAAGGCAACGTCAACGGTCACGGCCCCGAGGGGAATACTGTGCCGCTCAACGCCCGACAAGATGTCGCGACCGGCACGTCCGCGGCGTTCGAGGAGTTCTTGCGGGACTGTTCGGCGGCCGACCGACGCTGTGCGTTCTCCGAAGGTGAGCCGAGAGCCAAGTGGGCGGCGCTGGTCGAACGTTCGCGCTTGTCGCCTGTTTTCGTCTACGGCCACGCGTGGACCTACCCGGAGATGGTGGCCGCGACGTTGGCGAAGCCGTCCACTTACCCTCAACTCGCCGAGCTGCTGCAACAATTTTCCGACGCTGGTACCGCAGCACCCGAACTCATCGACGCGATAACGGGCAGTGATCCGCCCCCGGCTGATGTCGACAGGTTGTACTTGAGCAATCGTGAAGAGGCGTACGACGCGATCCAGTGCACCGACAGCACTGTGCCGACTGACCTCGCCGCGTACACCCGAGCGGCGCTGACTGCGGACGCGGCGTCACCGGACTTCGGCCGCATCTCGGTCTTCGACGTGATGCCGTGCGCGTTCTGGCGCGGCCACGACGCCGACCGGTATACGGGTCCCTGGAACCGGCGCACTTCCGCGCCGATTCTGGTGCTGAACACGAGAAACGACCCCGCTACTCCGCTGGCGGGCGCATATGCCGGCGCAGCCCAGTTGTATGAGGCCCGCGTAGTGGTGACAGAGGGCGCAGGACATACCAGCATGTATGTCGCGAGCACCTGTGCAGAACGGGTCAAACGCGAGTACCTGTTCTCCGGGCTGCTGCCGCCCCGAGGTAACGGCTGTAGCCGAGACCATTCACCATTCGATCAGGCACCGGCCGTGAAGATCGACGGCAACAAGTGA